CCGGATGAGCGTCGTGGCGCCGCTGTCCGCGGTCGGTGCCGCGGTGGTCCCCGTCGCGGTGGGGCTGCTGACCGGCGAGCGGCCCGGTCCCCTGGTGCTGGCCGGCCTCGCCGTCGCCGTCCCGGGCATCTGGCTGGTCTCCGTCGGCGAGCGCGCGCCCGGGGAGGTCGGCGCGGACGCGCCCCGCTCGGCCTCCGACAGCGGCATCCTCGACGGGGTGCTGGCCGGGCTCGGCTTCTCCGCCACGTTCATCGGTCTCGGCCGGCTCGGCGACGACCCCGGCCTGTGGCCCCTGGTCGCCTCCCAGACGATGAGCGCGGTCACGGTCGTGGTGCTCGCCACCGCGCTCGGCAGCCGCCTGTTCCCGCTCGACCGCGCCGCCTGGCGGGCCTGGCCCGGCGGGCCGCTCGGCTCGCTGGCCCTCGTGCTCTACCAGGCCTCGACCGCGGCCGGGCTGCTCACGGTCGCGGTGGTGGTCACCTCGCTCTACCCCGCGATGACGATCCTGCTGGCCGTCCTCCTCCTCAAGGAGCACATCTCCCGCCCGCAGACCCTCGGACTCATCCTTTGTGGGGTGTGCGTGGCCCTCGTCGCCGCGGGATGACCCCGCCAACCGGTGTCGACCCTGTCCCCAGCGCTCTCGCCGCGGCTACGATGACCATCGGGAGATTCACAGGCGCTCAGGGGTGAGCGGCCGGTCAGGGGTACTCGTGGGAGGGACGTCGACGCTCGGCGCACGCCTGAGCACGCGCCTGCGCGACGCCCTGCCCACCGGCTCGGCCCTCCCGGAGGAGACCTGGCAGGCCCGCCACCGCGCGATCACGCTGCTGCTGTGGGCCCACGTCGTGGCCCTGCCGTTCGTCGGGCTGTGGCAGGACCGCGGGCTCGTCCACTCGCTCACCGAGACCGCCCCCGTGGTCGGCCTCGGCCTGGCCGCCACCGTCTCCGGCGCCCCCCGGGTGGTGCGGGCCAGCCTGACCACGCTCGGGCTGGTGCTCTGCTCGGCCCTGCTCGTGCACCTGTTCCACGGCCTGATCGAGCTGCACTTCCACTTCTTCGTGGTGATCGCGGTCATCTCGCTCTACCAGATGTGGACGCCCTACCTGCTCGGTGTCGGCTTCGTGCTGGCCCACCACGCGACGATGGGCCTGGTGGCCCCGCTACAGGTGTTCAACCACCCGCTCGCCATGGAGCACCCCATCCTCTTCGCGCTCGTCCACGGCGGCTTCCTGCTCGCCGAGAGCATCGCCTGCCTGGCCTACTGGCGCGCCAACGAGCGCACCTTGGAGGACGAGCGCGCGGCCCGCGAGAGCGCCGAGGAGTCCAACCTCGCGCTGAGCACCGCCCACGCCGAGATCTCCGACCTGGTCGGCATGCTCTCGCACGACCTGCGCAGCCCGCTCACCTCGATCAACGGCTTCACCCAGATCCTGCGCGAGGCCCACGACCTGCCGGCCGAGCGCTCGGACGACCTGCTGCGCCGCATCGCCGAGGCCAGCCGCAACCTCGAGCTGATGC
This genomic window from Nocardioides marmoribigeumensis contains:
- a CDS encoding EamA family transporter; protein product: MTTVLLALASAAAYGASDFVGGVVSRRTPAWGVAFAVQLTSALAVLGVALARPHGLTTPDLLWGLMGGVGSGVGIAFLFRGFAAGRMSVVAPLSAVGAAVVPVAVGLLTGERPGPLVLAGLAVAVPGIWLVSVGERAPGEVGADAPRSASDSGILDGVLAGLGFSATFIGLGRLGDDPGLWPLVASQTMSAVTVVVLATALGSRLFPLDRAAWRAWPGGPLGSLALVLYQASTAAGLLTVAVVVTSLYPAMTILLAVLLLKEHISRPQTLGLILCGVCVALVAAG
- a CDS encoding sensor histidine kinase: MGGTSTLGARLSTRLRDALPTGSALPEETWQARHRAITLLLWAHVVALPFVGLWQDRGLVHSLTETAPVVGLGLAATVSGAPRVVRASLTTLGLVLCSALLVHLFHGLIELHFHFFVVIAVISLYQMWTPYLLGVGFVLAHHATMGLVAPLQVFNHPLAMEHPILFALVHGGFLLAESIACLAYWRANERTLEDERAARESAEESNLALSTAHAEISDLVGMLSHDLRSPLTSINGFTQILREAHDLPAERSDDLLRRIAEASRNLELMLDDALSATALEANGLLPEPQPVRLDQAVGDVLELMPVPLPGADLSRLEPVLALVDPGHLAQILTNLVTNAQKYGAAPYVFATWVRGQETGLTVTDHGSGVPPDFEARLFERFARADRHRSGGIKGTGLGLYIAHRLAQANDGGLSHRRSESGGAEFRLTLPRVALPASRTQPGDLRQPLAEQPG